Within Urocitellus parryii isolate mUroPar1 chromosome 10, mUroPar1.hap1, whole genome shotgun sequence, the genomic segment ttagCTATTTTTGTCATACTCTCAGATGCAAATCTTGAGTCATATAAATGTCCACAAATCTGCCATCAATTGTTTCCTATATACTCAACATTGTGtttgataataaatataataaacaagACAGTGCAAAATACCAGCTGGGAAGGCCTTTCAAACAAAGCATGGATTTGTTTGGGAGTGAAACTCAACATGCTCAAAATCATCATATTTGCTGATATCACTGCATGCTAATCCATAACAAGTAAACTCATTTACTGTTACACGAAATATTTGCATCTTGTTCATCTTTAGGGCCAGCAGAGCTAGGAGAAGGAGCTAATTGATTTCTCATATTTACCTTTAATTGTACCAGCACCGGTGAGCTGAAAACTCCTGGGGGGTAACTCAAGGATATTCGGGAATCCACGCTTGACTTCACAGTGAGGcctttttttgttactgtaaagGACTCTCTCTTTAAACAAGACACAACTGAAAATATACCCAACTTGTAAGCTTTCACGGCTGCGCAGGTTCCCTGTGTGGATTACAGATGTTAAAACAAGCTATAGCACTGTCTGGGGAAGTACATGCTGTCCACACTCTGTGAACTCTCAGAAAAACCCATAGGTTGTCAATATGATCACCAGGATTTGGAATGATCCAATTAACTGAAAATGGGTTCTTCTGTGAGATAAAGTAGAAACAGCTAACTAAAAGCTTCTCAAATTCAGATTGCatgacacacaaaaaagaaaagtccatgtatttttaaaattagatccTCCCAAATGTACATGTATGGTAGGCGATCATATTCAGTGTTCTCACAAATATTAACTGCTTCTGGAGTTCTAGACTCCTTTAGCTATAATGGATTTTAAATACTagtcttttttaaattcagaacatTCAGCCCTGTCTTTGGGAATTCTGAGGAGTAGAATTTTATTACTTGGGTAGTTTATTCAAATGCTGGAGCACCTGTACTGTTAGCAAATTCGTCCTTCTGACAGCTCAGAATCTTTTAGGATGCCAAAATTAagtcattttctctatttctcttcatGTAGTGGGAGCAGATGACTGCAGAAGGATACATTTgcgttttttttttatgtagtgacATTCAaatgtgtaatcatatatgcaggCACATATTCAAGCTTTTTATATCACACAAAAGAGAACTGAGTACATAAATGAAAACGAAATGACCTCCTCATGTAATCAGCAAAGCTTAAAATGAGGAGGCAGACTTAGATGTAATTCGGTGTATTCATGCTTCCCCAAACACCAGCCGGACTCCGCCCTAGCATGAGTGGATaatcatgcacacacacacacaaacatttcaAGGACAATCACAATGGAAAATAATCTATCATTTGAAAGCTGACTAAGGAGGAGATTTCACAATATCACTGCATGAATTCATTGTTGGGAAAATTCAAGGCATGAATGTTCTCAACTGGCCAGAGGGAAAATAGTGAGAAACAGGCAAGAAAAGTCTCCTGGAAACCAGGAGAACACATTTGGCAGACACTGGGCAACAAAAAGGGTTTTTaggaattagaatttttaaatgtcacataGGACCCACagaaaaaaactggaaagaatCCAAGATTTAAGTTTTCTTGAGCTAAAACTAAGGATAACTACCATCAGAATACTGCAAAAGGAAAagtatacagttttatttttcatggtagaccatgattctctttttcttttgctttgatcATCCATTTACTGAGCAAATTTCAAACTCATTTTGTGGAAAGCCCACATGCTGGGAGCAGATTTTACTTTACTGTGACAGTCACGTAAACTGGCCAGACTAAAAAGTCTAATAAAGGGCAGTGTGGATCAGACTTTCATACTTAATGACTTGCTAgactaaatataaaatgaattagttGAATGAGTTGGAAAGGGTGATTAGAATAGGCTTTGTTTGCTTATTCAATTGCATAATCTTGTTTGTAGtttggaaaaaacaaaatcagaaaatatagagATGTGTTATAAAGATTTTTGACATGTATTCCCCAGGCTCTGTCTTTTCCACTTACATAAAGGTGGAAAAGACGAATATTTTAATAGGTTAAAAAGAACCTCAAATATTAGTCCCCATCAATTCTACAGTACTAAatttaataattgtatatatcCTTTCTTTGCAACGTATGAATTTGTGATCATAGAGAGTTTCAGATTTATTACAGTAGAGTCAATAATGAAAAGTGACAATTTATTAACAACTAGCCTGTATTTATAGGTTTCCTCTTAGGTTCATAAATGTGTTGTCTACTTAATACAATCTTATCAGGTGGACACTATTATCGtattcatttttcagatgaagaaactaagtcATAGAAAGAGTTTTTAATTTACACAAGTTCATGCTGCCAGAAAGTATAGAAACCTGATTTCAGACCCCACCAATCTTTCCCCACTTCCCCAATACTGACCATCATGCACACTATCTTCTATGTGCAAGCTGAATTCCATTTATAGACTTAATTACTGGGTCAAGGGAGGCACACACAAGCCTGCACacacaatttttccttttttgcatagTTTAAAACTcatgaatgataaaaataaagtcattaacaCATGGGGATTTTAGCACTCTTAAATTTAGCCAGGGTCCAACACATTAGATATGCTATTCTAAAGCGAGGCTAAAGCATGAAGTTAATTAAACTATGATGTCACTTTTGTTTCCCAGGTGAAAAAATAACACTTGCTGAGTCCGAGATCCAAGTTCTCAATTCCTGACATTGGCAAGTCATTTCTGCTCTCTGATCTTTATAGATGGCAAAAAAGTATAAATGTATTGGCACAAACCTATCCACCCTTTGTTATCAATGGAGCCAttatatctacaatataatcTATTAGTCTGCCCTACAGCAAATGCAAATGTAGCCAAGGATTTACTGACCTTGTAACTTCCTCTCATTCCTTCTAGTGAATTTGGGGTTAGGTAACTTGATTGAAGGTTTATGTCAGACACTTTCACCATGATGTCTCTGTAATTTCCCCTGTAACGTGCAGTAAATGGAATTGCAATGCATATTGGAAATGGAATTCTCTCTTCCTTATCTGAGCATTCAATGGAGATGACATTGCTAACCAGCTCTTCATTATCACTCACTATTAAGCAACTCATGCTGTTAACTATCCGGCACTCCAGCTGCTGTAGGACACGTGATGGTGCTGTAATGTAGCAAGACACTTGGGGGTCAGACTCCTCGCTCAGCATAAGATACCTGTAGAAACAACAGAATGTCATTtttccaattattattatttttaaatgtactttgtaGCTTTCTGCAGAGGACACAAACTCTAGAGCATATTGCCTTGGTATGAACCTCAGTTCTCCTTATAAAACCTGTGACCTTGGGAGAGGTACTCTACCTGTCTATGCCAGTTTCCTTAACTATAAAGTAGTATTAAATGATATCTACCTTATAGGAAAACTTTGGGTTAAGTGACCTATTATATATTAAGTAATTTGAAAGAAGGCATTATACTATATGTTAGCCATAATTATTGTTTATAATGTGACTACTATTGTTATTTATGTGATTGATTTATTTCTTAGTATCGTTTACTTCATAATAAGAACTTGAAGATTGCTGATGCTTCTTGATAGACCAAGAACTAATTACTAAATGGTTTCCCACATTACAAGGGAAGGGAGTACTTGTGTACAAGGTATTATAATTGTATAAACACACTAGATCAAAGAGTGATgtgaactctatttttttttagaaagattgAGAATGGttcagagattgaattcagtAGTAATTAGGAACAGATTGTTTGCAATCCTCAAATAATCATTCCAAAAGcttaatttgataatatttttctcattttaactaTTATAATTACCAAAGACTTTTAGAACCTTATAGATTTAAACTCAAACTTGAGATCAATCACTTTCTATTTGTATAACCATAGAcatcaataattattattaaaatagctAAAACTTAATGTTTTCTGTGGACCAGGTTTTAAGTCTACATAATTTCATTAATCTTCACAACTATTGTGTCAGATTAGGACTACTATCAtcaccattttacagacaaggaatcAGGGTTAGAAAATCtaaccacagggctggggatgtagctcagcggtagagtgcttgcctcgtgtatgtgaggctctgggttccatccttaccACCACAAAATAGAGATGGaggctgaaaagaaagaaagaatggaaagaaggggagagggagaaggaaggaagaaacgaAAGAAAATTTAGCTTGCTACATATCTCACAGGTTGTAAATTTTAGAACCAATAATTGGCTCCATCCATCTTTAACACAATAACTCAAACTCAACTCTTACACTTCCTCAAATGATGCCAAAGTACTGTTTGCTTCATCCATAATCATGTGTTGTGAAGACTGAATGAGACAAAACATCTAAACTTCTTATAGTAATGAATTAGCATAAGCTGGGTACTCAGTAACTATTAGATCTCTATTAAAATTACCAACTTgagtttctcctcttcttctatttGTCATTTTGTACTAGGGAAATGATTGAAACATAGCAAAggtagagagaaataaaaggatcTATATATAGCACAGCAATATTTTACAGTTACAAAATAATCTTATCTGGGTTTGGTATATAgaattttattagtatattttacaTATTGGTATGTATCAGTACCAATATATATGTACTGATATTATTGgtatatagaattttaaagagcACTTTAATGCAGAAATCTAAAAAAGATGCTCATATTACAGAGAgggtcatttatttatatttataattctgaACTCATAAAGTGAGAAGGAACAAAAGATTACACAGAGCATTGGTCTGCTAGAGTATTCTCTAGTGATAGTGATGAAGTTAATTCATAAAATGAACATCGTTCAATTGAGGGTACAGTGACTTCAGGAATAATCCACCTCTGTGTCTGGACACTCTCTCAATGCACTCTTCTTCCAGAGCTATGGGTTCCCAATCAACAGATGAAGTAGGATGAGGAGAACTACAAAGGCTTCCCATTCTCCTCATCCCTAATAAAATACCATCTAGTCTCTAGTCACTAAAATAATCTTGTTGGTTTATTCTAGTCTTGTTTCTCCTTTGTGTACACACCAGGACAGCTACTCTGAAGAAGATAGGGTTCTTCTGGAAAGGTAACCATACAGGAACTACAGCAGATTCTGAGAAAGATTTTGTTTATGACATgtacttttatgtggtgtgatGGCTTCCTAGCCTGGGAGACTGGAATGAATAGTCATCTTCTTAAACATGCAAGCCAAGCACAATTGATTTGGATGCCATAAAGAGGAAATCACTAACTGGGGAACACCTAAAGGAGGTGTTAGAGGGAGTGGTTCAGGCCTATGACTCACTAACTGATGTTTTGAGTCATTTCTGAATGTGAGGATATAAAGTGTTGATGTTTTTCTCAACTGAGATGGGTAACCACATGCTAAAAACTGTAGCAGTTGGTTTGCAGGGACAGTAATTCTTACAAACCACAGCAGTCTTTCATGTATTGAACGAGTCATCTATACACTTCATTAGAGTCTGACTGTGGGGACATCACAGCAAAACTAACCGAACCTCTTCATTTCATAGATAACTAGGGTCAACGTGAACATATTGACTTGCCAAAGATCCCCGACTCTGTTAGTGATGTTGTCCTGGAAATGGTACTGTAAATTTATCTGAAAGAGAATCAATATATCATAGCAGTGATGTGGAGGGGATAGGTGAAGAGAAGTagtgaggaggaggcagggaaagTGAGGGTAGCTGAGGGTGAAATGAAATAGCACACTAACATTTAGCTGGGCACCAACACCTACAGAGTGGCATGGTGGTAGGCCCTTTCCATGATTTTCTCCTCTGACCTTATCAAATATACCcaggaaatatatattatttctacaaacaagaaaaatgaggTCTACAATGGAGCAAATTGCTCAGGGTCACAGAAATAGTgtgtaataaaacagaaaataaaaatcaagtctaTCTAATTCCCAAAACAAGTGGTCACCCCCCAGTCCCTATTGCTTCTAGGGGTATTGTTTATCTGGGAAATTATGGTTTGTGGATATTTTGTTCTATCTAGACAAAGGATACTTGCAGTTTTGTGAAGGGgatataattcataaaaatacatCAGATTCATAAacctttttccctttatttaaatCATGGACATTTAGAGAGTCTCATGAGAACTGTGAAATTTTTCCAAGGAGAtaaaattggcatgaacatacagaatcaaatttaaaaacctcCCAAGGCTTATCTATGAGTTTCCAGAGTTCAAAAGACACAGGTTAAAAAATTATGGTGATTTTCTTGAAGTcacaaaaaacataaataaataagaggctaaaaaatgttcttttaatttttttttaacattctgcaatcttcttctttttcttacaaTTCAAAAAGTAATGATTTGAAcaattgtttttattactttctcaTCTAgttaattctttcttattttaaagaaacatttaatacatatgttttctaaaactgtaagaaacaaataatataagTAATGGCAGCCACACCGATTTCTGAGGGGGTAATTTAACCTGAATTACTGATGTATAATATGTGTCAGAGATATgacatgaaaatgtaaaatcGTATTCATGTATAAATAACATATATGTTGGTATGGTCCTGATGATTGTACtctcttaaaattcatatgttgaaatcctaacaaCCAAGGTAATGgcattaagaggtggggccatCTGGAAGATGCTTAGGTCCTGAAAGTAGAATCCTGATGAATGGGATTATTGCCCTCATAAAACAGGCCCCCCCAAACCACTCCCACCCCTTCCGccatgtgcacacacagcaagaaggtgccaTCTATGAACAAGAAGGTCCTCACTACACACTGATATGCCAacaccttctctctcttctctgcttccagaactatgttgtTTAAAAGGTCCCACTTGgtgctattttgttatagcaaaccAAATGGGCGAAGACATTTCCTAACTACAAAAACACATAAACAGGTAGATATTGAAAGGCACATCTCACATTGTGTTTACTTACTCCTTTTCCATTATGCTACTCTTTTGCTTTAGACTGTCTGAGTCACTGGGAAGATTATTCACAAGTTTACTGGAGATATCccgtgttgttgaggatgtggtaATCTCTTCTCTTTGGCTTTCTGAGGTCCcttgaatttctctttttgttatcTGGATTATGTCATGAATCTCCTCCTTGTTGCCATTGATGTTCTCAGCAGTCACGTGTCCTATTTgtttatcatcttcattttctgCATTATCTGGGAACATGGTGTTCTGTGACGGTTCTTGCCCTGTAACATTTCCATTCAATGATacattgttttctctttccactAATTCAGaatttatgtgtgttttattttcttttaactgaACCTGATTTGTGTAATGGCTTTCCTCCTCATTTGTGGGAGAAACAGTAGCTGTTTCTATGACATTTAGTTCCTCTCTTGCAGCAATGTCTGTTGCTTTGGTGTCATGAATGGTGGTCATTGTCCGCTGTGGAGTATGTTCATCATGCATCCTGCATAAATTACacatctccttttcttctttctttagaaGAAGAGCAGTGTTCCCCAAATGCTCCTTCATTTTCATGAGGCATTCTATGAAAGCAAtaatttctacacacacacacacacacacacacacacacacacacgcaaaagaATAAGTACGAAACTAAACCAAATCATGCTTCTCCAATGagatatggcaaaaaaaaaaaaaaatcttagaaacctACCAAGACCCTTAGTGGGTACTTAAGCCAACCTCCTGAAGAAAGGCTGATTTGCACAACTGACCTTTTAAACACTTCTAGGAACTAGAAACAAGCTACTTTTAAACATGGTAGAAAAAGTACATTTGATCTCTCTTGCTCAAGAAAATGctttgaattttgaaaacaaataccAAGACCTCCTTCTCTGGGGTAAGAACTGAAGTTGGCTACTCCCTCAATCATTCTTCTTTTGGTGTGATTTTGAGATTTGTTCCTTTGCCTCTGAAGTTACTACAGTTAAACAATTACCCATTGAAAATGATGAGCCTAAAATTAGCTAAACACTCCAAATGAGGCCTGGAGAGCAGAAATGCTGTAGCTGTGTTTTTTTCTGCTGATATATTGGGGAAGAGCTGTTTTCTCCCATGAGAATAGGATTAGATTTACGCCATTTCTCCTACTGGATTTGTGGTCATTAGAAATTTTCAAATTGGTCGTTCAAAGAGCATCTCTTATTATGCCTACAGGAACCTATGGTGTCTGCTCAAAGGCTGCTCAATGAAGTCCAGCCTCTTTACGTCAGTGTAAACCTTCTTTAGGACCTGATTTGATGCCATCCGTCACTCCATTCCCATTTCATAATAGTCTCTGATCTGCACATCCCTCTTCTTGCAAATGACAAAGGTCACCTGATGACTTCTAGAGGGCTTAGCATCTCATCGGTTTTTAGGATTAGATTCTGAACTAAAGAATTTGTGATTTAAGGGTCCATAGCTCAATGTTTTCAGAATCATCACCAAATTATCCCTTCACTAGTCTGGGCTTATCTTTGGGCTCCAGTTCTGACAACCTATTCTTTGTCTTTtacctgagaccctgtctttatttTGGACTCCCTGTTTCTGGTAGCTGAAGACTTGTCTTGACATTACCTAAGATCATGTTTGATGTTCTCTAGAGACAGTGGAAACCTCATCATGAGCTCCAGCTGACAGCTCCTGGACCCTGCTGCCTTTGGCAGATTTCTTTGATGCTCACTATTTGTCCTCTAGACTGAATTTCTTAGTAATATTCACCCTGCTTTCCCGATGGATTGAGACTGCCCCTGTAGCTTGACACTATTATTTACAGCTGGACTTCAGGATGCCACCTATACTCTTGGGTAGAGTAACTGCTAGTGTCTAAGATTGTATTCATCAGATACCACATTTTTCATGCCTCACTGTATGTTTCAGCATCTATAACTGGGCCCCTTCCCAAGAACTTGCCCCATAGGTGTGGGGGGATCCAGTTTCCTATCCCACATCACCCCAGTCCTTCAAATTCTTTTGTAATTAGTTATCCTGGCTCAAATGTCTCTAGAAATAGAATGTTATATTCCAATATAGAAAAACTGCTTTTCTCTGCCCCAAACTAGGCCTCTAAGCCTTGTATCCTGTTAATAATATCTCAAGATTCTCAAGGTTCTAACTACATAATTCCAATTCATTACTGAAGTTTCATTACTGAAGTCTCATTTCAAatatcatgttttgtttttttgggtttttttcttttctggaaaaattCTAAATGTATCACCTAAAAATAGGATCCTGTCTGATTCCAAAGAGATAAGACTTCAGTCTTTTATCTCCAGTGGGACCAGCTTGCCACTTCCTTGCATTATTATGCATTTGTCTTACCATATTGCCCCTATTCTATTGCCAGTCCCTTATAAACAGAGACTCTACCATAGACTTGTTAGTCTGCTTGTAGCATCTCTTAGATAGTGTCCTATCAATATTTCTTAGAGAAAGGAATAAATCAAAAAGATACCTACCTTGCCTCCAGATACATGCGTTCTCCTTGTCAAGCAGCACATACAGCTGCTGGCAGGTGGAACACAGGGTCCCTGCAGTGTGCTCCAACAGTTGGTGAAGAGCCCCACTGAGTTCCTGACCCAGAAAGACCACTGTGGCCAACCAGGTGGCCGCCCCAGGCCCCTCACAAAGGTCATCACCCAGGAGTGCCTGCTTTAGCATTTGGTTTTGTCTCCAAATCTGCTTCAATATTTGGCCTAGTTTACCTGAGCCCAAGTCTTCTGTATCCATTTTATGCTCCAAAAATAATATGCCTCTTTCCTGCCAGCAAAGCCTAGAGGTTTAGCTGATTCAAACCTGGTGATggttatttcttctaaaatctaGGAGAAGATCCAAGTCAGCTAGTCAAGCACTTTCCTGCAACATAATAGCTTATTCAGCTTGTTGTTGACTAGTGAAAAGTTACTAGGTGACCAAAGGAGGGGCGTTCCCAAACCCTTTGCTCTTGTGTACAGAATAGATTAATCACGGGGCTACAGCTAGTTCACACAACCCAACTCTTCAGTTTGGTTTTGCAAATTCAACACACTAATGAAGCTCAAATCCTTTTCAGCTTTGACACAACAAAATATGGATTCCAGAACTGGCAATActcattcttaaaaatacttgtgaatgaaaaacaaatatgataTCCTGTTTGTTTCAAAGCAAAGTATAGGAATGGGATATAGATAAAATAAGATCAGCTATAAAAATTGATAGTTGTCAAAACTGGATATAGTTACATATGGGGGTCCTTACAATTTACTgattagcatatatatatatatatatatatatatatatatatatagtatttttatagtaaagagttcaaagaaaaaagattctTCTACTGGAGCAGATCCTACTGCCGTTGTTTAGGTAAGTATAATTAATTCCCTTTTATATGGTAAGTTGGCAGCTAGATGGAGATAGGAACTTGGCCTTCTTACTCCTTGATAATTTCCCTCGAATTGGGAAATACCTTCTCAATAAAAGAGAGCAAACCTGAAGAGTGGCTTTCTCTGAATGAGCAAGGAGTCTTtgccatatataattaaaaaatacagccACTGCAAGCTCTCAACTCTGCTGCCAGCTCCGTGAGCCCATTACACATGGGGCGACTGCAGTACAGGACTCCATGGAGGGCCCCCCAGGGAGTCTGCACCAGAACAGGCTGCTTCTGGCTCTCCAACCCTGCTCCCTGAAGAAGGGAGGGCACACACCAAAGGTACAGGGTGGTGCATTTGAAAGAGGCTCCTGTTCCCTCAGAtgtactggagtgaaatgaaagcTTTCCAAAGGGGACCTGGAATGTTTCCCTCCCACGGGCAGCACATTATCTCATCTTTAGCACTGGGGCTCTTAGAGCTACACTCATGACACCTGGAAGACTAGATGGGAACACAAGCCCagggaataaagacaagaaagaaagccACAGGTCTGGACCTGAGAATCTAAGGGGGGAGTTGAGGAGCAGTGTGGGGACCAGTGTGGGGACCAGTGGTTCCAGGAGAGAGTCTCTGCTGACCATCTTGTTTTGCAGTGACCCTCTGTTCCTTGTGAAAGAAACCCTATTTTGAAATATGAGTCCATATCACATCAtggatcacatttttaaaatattttcaggctCTTCTCAATATTAAAGGCTTTCTGAttccattttagtttattttctctaactcctgAAACATATGTGTAATTcccaaaataatatacatatggCTTTAATTCGGTGCCAATTCTGAAAACTTTCCACTGCATTTACAGAGGGTGAAGCACTATTTAAGTGCTTTGGggacttcagagagagagagagacaactgCATGAACAGATTATTAAAATATAGCTTAGATTGTTGAGAACTAGGGCAGAAGTATGAACAAAAAGTATCATGAAAACTTTAGgagtaaaaaattaattttgattagaGGCTTAGATGTTTGAATTAGGAGCTAAAGGATGAGCAGGATTGGGTCACGTAAGAGAACACAGGGAAGGGACACTGCAACCCAGGAGACAATGTGATCAAGGCTCGGGTGCAGAAAACCCCAGAGCGGGCTCACAGAAGGCAAAGTGAGGCTTTAGAGGAAGGTTCGGTTCATGGGTCAGGCAAAGTACCAAGAAGAAGGGCAGAGAGTCAGGAAGGGaagttagaattttattttgcactcagaagagaggaaatattttcaaatgaatctACAATGTGACCAAATCTGTGCTGCAGGGATGCAGATGGCTTAGATGTCAGAGACACAAGACACAAGGCTTGAGGACCTGCAGATAGGAGAAGGAGATGCCTTAAAAGGGACTTGAAGTGGAATGGATAGAATTTTCAACTGTCAGGTTGAAGGAGAGGAATAAAAGCATTGAAAATCCCTCCATTcacttattttagaaatatttctagatCACTGATAAAAGAATTGTGCTTGGTAGTGGCATATAACTAAAATTTTCAGTTTAGGGAGCTTCATAGATTGTAAACCCATTCAGGGATTTAGGAGGAACACTGGGATTGGTGGGCAGATAATCTGATTAACTTTGGATTTGTAGAGATTCATATAACTCAGAACAATCCTTTAGAATGTGCTATTAGATGAAAAGTCAGAATTTAGGTGATGAATGAATTCCTGGAAgtagaaaacatcaaagaattTATACCAGGTCTATGTTTAAGCGTTGAATGAGACTGATAAAGAAATGCCAGATCACTGGACCAATCTACATTCATTTCCTCATAGACTTGTGGGAAAATCCTTTCtcagggagggggaaaaaataaagaaggaacaaAAACTAACAACCTTTCTTCTCAGCCTCAATAATGTTTGCTGTCCTC encodes:
- the Dthd1 gene encoding death domain-containing protein 1 encodes the protein MDTEDLGSGKLGQILKQIWRQNQMLKQALLGDDLCEGPGAATWLATVVFLGQELSGALHQLLEHTAGTLCSTCQQLYVLLDKENACIWRQEIIAFIECLMKMKEHLGNTALLLKKEEKEMCNLCRMHDEHTPQRTMTTIHDTKATDIAAREELNVIETATVSPTNEEESHYTNQVQLKENKTHINSELVERENNVSLNGNVTGQEPSQNTMFPDNAENEDDKQIGHVTAENINGNKEEIHDIIQITKREIQGTSESQREEITTSSTTRDISSKLVNNLPSDSDSLKQKSSIMEKEYLMLSEESDPQVSCYITAPSRVLQQLECRIVNSMSCLIVSDNEELVSNVISIECSDKEERIPFPICIAIPFTARYRGNYRDIMVKVSDINLQSSYLTPNSLEGMRGSYKGTCAAVKAYKLGIFSVVSCLKRESFTVTKKGLTVKSSVDSRISLSYPPGVFSSPVLVQLKIQPVDPSLIAYLKAQQEASYSVLSTSPLIHVQHPSTHPFQKPVTIFLPCFPHQDKKNLVSEKDHKRAITATTSRITPLYVYRTKSASTRKLGNNTCESLKLLGYRSQDTGWFGLDDVVVRTIQSGLISFELHEHLERFIVLHLSSTVDKSHLVSFVKSLEDALLSTTACVVLSHQKDNPHRVVVLVVPSKDLNQTLKDLLLEGFGGLPESSRHFQVREGEQLLLRFTGNIFGSSNGKDYGKEYQLIFHLQRKPRLELQIKEVDEFGNYSCPHYKGTIVFYKVPKEKIVPNLDQSLILNENHYELPICKLPLKLPKHEKLINRPQSTKRISKDPLEALWDNLFHWLAEELSEENAEVLTSSLPLRRSTIQLIKLKHPDDLTEQIHELLCFWKKSLPTSTDKVRLLARHLRKMGRSDLAGEFKFKWENKVFTEPEQWFDMEPE